Proteins encoded within one genomic window of Neoarius graeffei isolate fNeoGra1 chromosome 18, fNeoGra1.pri, whole genome shotgun sequence:
- the ptcd1 gene encoding pentatricopeptide repeat-containing protein 1, mitochondrial isoform X2 produces MLRCVLNSLRAGSVINVNVSSAHTCFCKAAYFCQIAARKFGNVPNTTGEEDEVQFGDYSRTFSSRMSFRKSSAEQQDAKHTDTEVEPDNFRSRPKHRKRNTPYWYLLQCKKLLKKDKLAEALALFEVEMLKAERLQPEEFNYTVLIGGCGRAGYIKKAFKLYNDMKKRGLEPSAAAYTALFNACAQSPWKQSGLEQALKLRQELRRKNIPLNAITHHALLKTVARAGDLKACFQVLREMLQSGQAITQETFHYLLMCCVEDKEQGFRLALQVWHQMLSAGIKPDVQNYNILLRVARDCGIGDPALASKLLLRRQEESVSKLTAQRRGQRSRLREGACHPEPLDVDVFERHVLTDMASAPAQLTLDLDSKQTQLIPASSSSYLATSPSVPNLLDPSTCHSHVVALATASTASNRLALIGGLDGFLDKMSSDGLKPSIKTLTLLADVTEPSSQSVRSLIDVANQGGVKLDVGFFNTLIRRAAKAGDVEGVKAVKALMLDRKLRVNAQTFCSMALACRTPNDGLQLLTDMETCGVAANAHVFSALIGQATRRLDYVWLHELLHQMHRMRVSPNDVVIKQLEFAAQYPPCYDQYKSKNTYLEKIDGFRGFYKQWLEFMPAQETPHPWEKYHQPQTEIEEDGVESVHGSNKPSQLS; encoded by the exons ATGTTGCGCTGTGTGTTGAACTCTTTGCGAGCCGGAAGTGTTATTAATGTTAATGTCAGTAGCGCTCACACATGTTTCTGTAAAGCCGCATATTTCTGTCAAATCGCTGCGAGAAAGTTCGGGAATGTTCCGAACACAACCGGAGAAGAAGATGAGGTCCAGTTCGGGGATTATTCCAGAACCTTCTCCTCCAGGATGAGTTTCCGGAAGTCGTCCGCGGAGCAGCAGGACGCGAAACACACAGATACGGAAGTGGAACCGGATAACTTCCGGTCCAGACCCAAGCACCGGAAGCGTAACACACCGTACTGGTACTTACTGCAGTGCAAAAAGCTGCTCAAGAAAGATAAA TTAGCCGAGGCATTGGCATTGTTTGAGGTTGAGATGCTGAAAGCAGAGCGTCTGCAGCCGGAGGAGTTTAACTACACTGTGCTGATTGGGGGATGTGGACGTGCCGGATACATAAAAAAAGCCTTTAAACTTTACAATGAT ATGAAGAAGCGAGGTTTGGAGCCATCGGCCGCCGCCTACACGGCTCTGTTCAACGCCTGTGCCCAGTCTCCGTGGAAACAGTCAGGTCTGGAGCAGGCGCTGAAGCTGCGTCAGGAACTGCGCAGGAAGAACATCCCTCTCAACGCCATTACCCATCATGCTCTGCTCAAAACGGTGGCGCGGGCCGGAGACCTGAAGGCTTGTTTTCAAGTGCTGCGG GAGATGCTACAAAGTGGGCAGGCCATTACACAAGAGACATTTCATTACTTGCTGATGTGCTGCGTGGAGGACAAAGAGCAGGGCTTCAGACTGGCACTACAG GTCTGGCACCAGATGCTTAGTGCTGGTATAAAACCAGACGTCCAGAACTATAACATCCTCCTGCGCGTGGCAAGGGACTGTGGGATCGGCGATCCTGCCTTGGCTTCTAAATTACTCCTGAGGAGACAGGAGGAGTCCGTGTCAAAACTCACAGCTCAGAGGAGAGGCCAGAGGTCACGGCTGAGAGAGGGGGCGTGTCACCCGGAGCCTTTAGACGTGGATGTGTTCGAGAGGCACGTGCTCACCGACATGGCGTCGGCTCCCGCACAGCTGactcttgacttggactcgaaacAAACTCAGCTGATTCCTGCTTCCTCGTCATCCTATCTGGCAACGTCGCCATCGGTCCCAAACCTGCTGGACCCGAGCACCTGTCACTCACACGTGGTCGCCTTGGCAACAGCGAGCACCGCGTCCAATAGGCTGGCGCTGATCGGAGGCCTCGACGGGTTTCTGGATAAAATGTCCAGCGACGGATTGAAACCCAGCATCAAGACTCTCACGCTGTTGGCTGACGTCacggagcccagcagccaatcagTGCGCAGCCTGATCGATGTGGCCAATCAGGGCGGAGTCAAGCTGGACGTGGGTTTCTTTAATACGCTGATCAGGAGAGCTGCTAAAGCAGGAGACGTGGAGGGAGTGAAG GCCGTGAAGGCGCTGATGCTGGACAGGAAGTTGCGTGTAAACGCTCAGACGTTCTGCAGCATGGCTCTGGCCTGTCGCACGCCGAACGACGGACTCCAGCTCCTCACAGACATGGAG ACGTGCGGTGTGGCAGCGAACGCTCACGTGTTCagcgctctgattggtcaggCCACGCGGCGTCTGGACTACGTGTGGCTGCACGAGCTCCTGCACCAAATGCACCGGATGCGGGTTTCACCCAACGATGTCGTCATCAAGCAGCTGGAGTTCGCAGCACAGTATCCGCCCTGCTACGACCAG TACAAGTCGAAGAACACATACTTGGAAAAGATCGACGGTTTTCGCGGCTTCTATAAGCAGTGGCTGGAGTTTATGCCTGCACAGGAGACACCACACCCGTGGGAGAAATATCACCAGCCTCAGACTGAGATCGAGGAAGATGGAGTCGAGTCGGTTCACGGGAGCAACAAACCCAGTCAATTGAGCTGA
- the ptcd1 gene encoding pentatricopeptide repeat-containing protein 1, mitochondrial isoform X1 — MRIFYSDPPPRPSVCLSVWLALSVWFALSGSLCLSVCRSLCLAHSVCLTHSVCLARSVCLTHSVWLALSVCLARSVCLSGSLCLSGLLCLSGSLCLSDSLCLARSVCLSGSLCLSVWLALSVSLSVSLSGSLCLSVSLCLSVSLSGSLFVCLSLCLARSVCPSLCLARSVCLSLCLAGWLTLSVWLALSVCLFVWLSLSGSLFVWLSLSVCLFVWLALSVHLSVWLALSVRLFVWLAGSLSLSGSLCLSLSLSLSPPSLCLSASFSVSLTPTPQLAEALALFEVEMLKAERLQPEEFNYTVLIGGCGRAGYIKKAFKLYNDMKKRGLEPSAAAYTALFNACAQSPWKQSGLEQALKLRQELRRKNIPLNAITHHALLKTVARAGDLKACFQVLREMLQSGQAITQETFHYLLMCCVEDKEQGFRLALQVWHQMLSAGIKPDVQNYNILLRVARDCGIGDPALASKLLLRRQEESVSKLTAQRRGQRSRLREGACHPEPLDVDVFERHVLTDMASAPAQLTLDLDSKQTQLIPASSSSYLATSPSVPNLLDPSTCHSHVVALATASTASNRLALIGGLDGFLDKMSSDGLKPSIKTLTLLADVTEPSSQSVRSLIDVANQGGVKLDVGFFNTLIRRAAKAGDVEGVKAVKALMLDRKLRVNAQTFCSMALACRTPNDGLQLLTDMETCGVAANAHVFSALIGQATRRLDYVWLHELLHQMHRMRVSPNDVVIKQLEFAAQYPPCYDQYKSKNTYLEKIDGFRGFYKQWLEFMPAQETPHPWEKYHQPQTEIEEDGVESVHGSNKPSQLS; from the exons ATGCGTATATTTTACTCTGACCCCCCTCCccgtccctctgtctgtctgtctgtctggctcgctctgtctgtctggtttgctctgtctggctcgctctgtctgtctgtctgtcggtctctctgtctggctcactctgtctgtctgactcactctgtctgtctggctcgctctgtctgtctgactcactctgtctggctcgctctgtctgtctgtctggctcgctctgtctgtctgtctggctcgctctgtctgtctggcttgctctgtctgtctggctcgctctgtctgtctgactcactctgtctggctcgctctgtctgtctgtctggctcgctctgtctgtctgtctggctcgctctgtctgtctctttgtctgtctctttgtctggctctctttgtctgtctgtctcgctctgtctgtctgtctctttgtctggctctctctttgtctgtctgtctctttgtctggctcgctctgtctgtccgtctctctgtctggctcgctctgtctgtctgtctctttgtctggctggctggctcactctctctgtctggctcgctctgtctgtctgtctctttgtctggCTCTCTTTGTCTGGCTCTCTCTTTGTCtggctctctctgtctgtctgtctctttgtctggctcgctctgtctgtccatctctctgtctggctcgctctgtctgtccgtctctttgtctggctggctggctcactctctctgtctggctcactctgtctgtctctctcactgtctctttctcccccctctcTGTGTCTATCtgcctctttctctgtctctctcacccccACCCCACAGTTAGCCGAGGCATTGGCATTGTTTGAGGTTGAGATGCTGAAAGCAGAGCGTCTGCAGCCGGAGGAGTTTAACTACACTGTGCTGATTGGGGGATGTGGACGTGCCGGATACATAAAAAAAGCCTTTAAACTTTACAATGAT ATGAAGAAGCGAGGTTTGGAGCCATCGGCCGCCGCCTACACGGCTCTGTTCAACGCCTGTGCCCAGTCTCCGTGGAAACAGTCAGGTCTGGAGCAGGCGCTGAAGCTGCGTCAGGAACTGCGCAGGAAGAACATCCCTCTCAACGCCATTACCCATCATGCTCTGCTCAAAACGGTGGCGCGGGCCGGAGACCTGAAGGCTTGTTTTCAAGTGCTGCGG GAGATGCTACAAAGTGGGCAGGCCATTACACAAGAGACATTTCATTACTTGCTGATGTGCTGCGTGGAGGACAAAGAGCAGGGCTTCAGACTGGCACTACAG GTCTGGCACCAGATGCTTAGTGCTGGTATAAAACCAGACGTCCAGAACTATAACATCCTCCTGCGCGTGGCAAGGGACTGTGGGATCGGCGATCCTGCCTTGGCTTCTAAATTACTCCTGAGGAGACAGGAGGAGTCCGTGTCAAAACTCACAGCTCAGAGGAGAGGCCAGAGGTCACGGCTGAGAGAGGGGGCGTGTCACCCGGAGCCTTTAGACGTGGATGTGTTCGAGAGGCACGTGCTCACCGACATGGCGTCGGCTCCCGCACAGCTGactcttgacttggactcgaaacAAACTCAGCTGATTCCTGCTTCCTCGTCATCCTATCTGGCAACGTCGCCATCGGTCCCAAACCTGCTGGACCCGAGCACCTGTCACTCACACGTGGTCGCCTTGGCAACAGCGAGCACCGCGTCCAATAGGCTGGCGCTGATCGGAGGCCTCGACGGGTTTCTGGATAAAATGTCCAGCGACGGATTGAAACCCAGCATCAAGACTCTCACGCTGTTGGCTGACGTCacggagcccagcagccaatcagTGCGCAGCCTGATCGATGTGGCCAATCAGGGCGGAGTCAAGCTGGACGTGGGTTTCTTTAATACGCTGATCAGGAGAGCTGCTAAAGCAGGAGACGTGGAGGGAGTGAAG GCCGTGAAGGCGCTGATGCTGGACAGGAAGTTGCGTGTAAACGCTCAGACGTTCTGCAGCATGGCTCTGGCCTGTCGCACGCCGAACGACGGACTCCAGCTCCTCACAGACATGGAG ACGTGCGGTGTGGCAGCGAACGCTCACGTGTTCagcgctctgattggtcaggCCACGCGGCGTCTGGACTACGTGTGGCTGCACGAGCTCCTGCACCAAATGCACCGGATGCGGGTTTCACCCAACGATGTCGTCATCAAGCAGCTGGAGTTCGCAGCACAGTATCCGCCCTGCTACGACCAG TACAAGTCGAAGAACACATACTTGGAAAAGATCGACGGTTTTCGCGGCTTCTATAAGCAGTGGCTGGAGTTTATGCCTGCACAGGAGACACCACACCCGTGGGAGAAATATCACCAGCCTCAGACTGAGATCGAGGAAGATGGAGTCGAGTCGGTTCACGGGAGCAACAAACCCAGTCAATTGAGCTGA